A genomic region of Taeniopygia guttata chromosome 28, bTaeGut7.mat, whole genome shotgun sequence contains the following coding sequences:
- the DDX49 gene encoding probable ATP-dependent RNA helicase DDX49, producing MAAFRALGLAPWLAEQARQMGLLRPTPVQAACIPAVLQGRDCLGCAQTGSGKTAAFVLPVLQRLSEDPYGIFCLVLTPTRELAYQIAEQFRVLGKPLGLKDCVVVGGLDMVAQALELARRPHVVIATPGRLADHLRSSSTFSLAKVQFLVLDEADRLLEQGSADFSADLELILGAVPARRQTLLFSATLTATLGQLRALAANSPFFWEATAPVKTVEELEQRYLLVPEALKDAYLVHLVQNFQDQHEDWAIIIFTKTCKDCQVLNMMLRKFSFPSVALHSMMKQKQRFAALAKFKSSIFKILIATDVAARGLDIPAVQVVINHNTPGLPRIYIHRVGRTARAGRKGLAITLVTQYDIHLVHAIEEEIKLQLQEFPVQEQEVLQILTHVNVTRRECEIELEGTDFDEKKEINKRKQLILEGKDPERAARGRAELAGIRRRNRECREKARQSLERRRQLRLSRKRQRGVERRRRRMERQQEEQQ from the exons aTGGCGGCGTTCCGGGCGCTCGGGCTGGCGCCGTGGCTGGCGGAGCAGGCGCGGCAGATGGGGCTGCTCCGGCCCACGCCCGTGCAGGCCGCCTGCATCCCGGCCGTGCTGCAGG gccgggactgcctgggctgtgcccagacCGGCAGCGGGAAGACGGCGGCGTTCGTGCTGCCGGTGCTGCAGCGCCTCTCCGAGGATCCCTACGGCATCTTCTGCCTCGTGCTCACCCCCACCCG GGAGCTGGCCTACCAGATCGCCGAGCAGTTCCGGGTGCTGGGCAAACCCCTGGGCCTCAAGGACTGCGTGGTGGTGGGCGGCCTCG aCATGGTGGCCCAGGCTCTGGAGCTGGCCCGCCGGCCGCACGTGGTGATCGCCACGCCCGGGCGCCTCGCCGACCACCtgcgcagcagcagcaccttcagCCTGGCCAAGGTCCAGTTCCTG GTGCTGGACGAGGCGGAccggctgctggagcagggcagtgcgGATTTCAGCGCCGACCTGGAGCTGATCCTGGGCGCGGTGCCCGCGCGCCGCCAGACGCTGCTCTTCAGTGCCACCCTGACGGCCACGCTGGGCCAGCTGCGGGCCCTGGCGGCCAACAGCCCCTTCTTCTGGGAGGCCACGGCCCC GGTGAAGACggtggaggagctggagcagcggtACCTGCTGGTGCCCGAGGCGCTCAAGGACGCCTACCTGGTGCACCTGGTGCAGAACTTCCAGGACCAGCACGAGGACTGGGCCATCATCATCTTCACCAAAACCTGCAA GGACTGCCAGGTGCTGAACATGATGCTGAGGAAGTTCAGCTTCCCTTCTGTGGCTCTGCATTCCATGATGAAGCAG AAACAGAGATTTGCAGCTTTGGCCAAGTTCAAGTCCAGCATCTTCAAGATCCTCATCGCCACCGATGTGGCTGCCAG AGGTCTGGACATCCCTGCAGTCCAGGTTGTCATCAACCACAACACCCCGGGGCTGCCCAGGATCTACATCCACCGCGTGGGGCGGACGGCGCGCGCGG GGCGGAAGGGCCTGGCCATCACCCTGGTGACGCAGTACGACATCCACCTGGTGCACGCCATCGAGGAGGAGATCA agctgcagctgcaggagttCCCcgtgcaggagcaggaggtgctgcaaATCCTGACCCACGTCAACGTCACCAGGAGGGAGTGCGAGATT gagctggaggggaCGGATTTCGatgagaagaaagaaatcaatAAAAGGAAACAGCTGATCCTGGAAGGGAAG GACCCGGAGCGGGCGGCCCGCGGGCGGGCGGAGCTGGCCGGGATCCGCCGGAGGAACCGGGAGTGCCGGGAGAAGGCGCGGCAGAGCCTGGAGAGGCGGCGGCAGCTGCGGCTGAGCAGGAAACGGCAGCGCggggtggagaggaggaggaggaggatggagaggcagcaggaggagcagcagtga
- the HOMER3 gene encoding homer protein homolog 3 isoform X1: protein MSATREQPIFSTRAHVFQIDPATKRNWIPASKHALTVSYFYDATRSVYRIISVGGTKAIINSTVTPNMTFTKTSQKFGQWADSRANTVYGLGFASEQHLAQFAEKFQEVKEAARLAREKSQDKTELTNPALSITSHQVLPSPIISSNGPGEDKLFRSQSADVEITTEKERLKKMLSEGSVSEVQWEAEFFSLQDNNTKLVAALHEANASVEQWKKQLAAYQEETESLRQRVAELEAQGTPDSCGDSSKEELSQSLEELELLVKAKDEEIQLLKSQRCGRWEAEGEREETLQKLQELEARNAELERRLQLAEQSLAESLADREKVQHEVAKVAEMMDVKVFELSELRQGLAKLLESN, encoded by the exons ATGTCAGCAACTCG GGAGCAGCCAATCTTCAGCACCAGGGCCCACGTCTTCCAGATCGACCCCGCCACCAAGAGGAACTGGATCCCGGCCAGCAAGCACGCCCTGACCGTCTCCTACTTCTACGATGCCACCCGCAGCGTCTACCGGATCATCAGCGTGGGGGGAACCAAG GCCATCATCAATAGCACCGTCACGCCCAACATGACGTTCACCAAGACCTCGCAGAAGTTCGGGCAGTGGGCGGACAGCCGGGCCAACACGGTCTACGGGCTGGGCTTCGCCTCCGAGCAGCACCtggcccag tTTGCAGAGAAATTCCAGGAAGTGAAGGAAGCAGCACGTCTGGCCAGGGAGAAATCCCAGGATAAAACTGAGCTGACCAACCCTGCCCTGAGCATCACATCCCACCAG gtcctgcccagccccatcATCAGCTCCAACGGGCCGGGGGAGGATAAACTGTTCCGCAGCCAGAGCGCCGACGTGGAGATCACCACCGAGAAGGAGAGGCTGAAGAAGATGCTCTCGGAGGG CTCAGTGAGCGAGGTGCAGTGGGAGGCAGAGTTCTTCAGCCTCCAGGACAACAACACCAAGCTGGTGGCCGCCCTGCACGAGGCCAACGCCAGCGTGGAGCAGTGGAAGAAGCAGCTGGCGGCGTACCAGGAGGAGACAGAGTCGCTGCGCCAGCGG gtggcagagctggaggcGCAGGGCACTCCGGATTCCTGCGGCGACAGCAGCAAGGAGGAGCTGAGCcagagcctggaggagctggagctgctggtcaAGGCGAAGGACGAG gagaTCCAGCTGCTGAAGAGCCAGAGGTGCGGCCGCTGGGAGGCCGAGGGCGAGCGCGAGGAGACGCTGCAGAAGCTGCAG gagctggaggccCGGAACGCGGAGCTGGAGCGGcgcctgcagctggcagagcagagcctggcagagaGCCTGGCAGACAGGGAGAAGGTGCAGCACGAGGTGGCCAAGGTGGCCGAGATGATGGATGTGAAGGTCTTCGAGCTCAGCGAGCTCCGGCAGGGCCTGGCCAAGCTGCTGGAGAGCAACTGA
- the HOMER3 gene encoding homer protein homolog 3 isoform X2, whose translation MGEQPIFSTRAHVFQIDPATKRNWIPASKHALTVSYFYDATRSVYRIISVGGTKAIINSTVTPNMTFTKTSQKFGQWADSRANTVYGLGFASEQHLAQFAEKFQEVKEAARLAREKSQDKTELTNPALSITSHQVLPSPIISSNGPGEDKLFRSQSADVEITTEKERLKKMLSEGSVSEVQWEAEFFSLQDNNTKLVAALHEANASVEQWKKQLAAYQEETESLRQRVAELEAQGTPDSCGDSSKEELSQSLEELELLVKAKDEEIQLLKSQRCGRWEAEGEREETLQKLQELEARNAELERRLQLAEQSLAESLADREKVQHEVAKVAEMMDVKVFELSELRQGLAKLLESN comes from the exons GGAGCAGCCAATCTTCAGCACCAGGGCCCACGTCTTCCAGATCGACCCCGCCACCAAGAGGAACTGGATCCCGGCCAGCAAGCACGCCCTGACCGTCTCCTACTTCTACGATGCCACCCGCAGCGTCTACCGGATCATCAGCGTGGGGGGAACCAAG GCCATCATCAATAGCACCGTCACGCCCAACATGACGTTCACCAAGACCTCGCAGAAGTTCGGGCAGTGGGCGGACAGCCGGGCCAACACGGTCTACGGGCTGGGCTTCGCCTCCGAGCAGCACCtggcccag tTTGCAGAGAAATTCCAGGAAGTGAAGGAAGCAGCACGTCTGGCCAGGGAGAAATCCCAGGATAAAACTGAGCTGACCAACCCTGCCCTGAGCATCACATCCCACCAG gtcctgcccagccccatcATCAGCTCCAACGGGCCGGGGGAGGATAAACTGTTCCGCAGCCAGAGCGCCGACGTGGAGATCACCACCGAGAAGGAGAGGCTGAAGAAGATGCTCTCGGAGGG CTCAGTGAGCGAGGTGCAGTGGGAGGCAGAGTTCTTCAGCCTCCAGGACAACAACACCAAGCTGGTGGCCGCCCTGCACGAGGCCAACGCCAGCGTGGAGCAGTGGAAGAAGCAGCTGGCGGCGTACCAGGAGGAGACAGAGTCGCTGCGCCAGCGG gtggcagagctggaggcGCAGGGCACTCCGGATTCCTGCGGCGACAGCAGCAAGGAGGAGCTGAGCcagagcctggaggagctggagctgctggtcaAGGCGAAGGACGAG gagaTCCAGCTGCTGAAGAGCCAGAGGTGCGGCCGCTGGGAGGCCGAGGGCGAGCGCGAGGAGACGCTGCAGAAGCTGCAG gagctggaggccCGGAACGCGGAGCTGGAGCGGcgcctgcagctggcagagcagagcctggcagagaGCCTGGCAGACAGGGAGAAGGTGCAGCACGAGGTGGCCAAGGTGGCCGAGATGATGGATGTGAAGGTCTTCGAGCTCAGCGAGCTCCGGCAGGGCCTGGCCAAGCTGCTGGAGAGCAACTGA